From a single Chitinophagales bacterium genomic region:
- the trxB gene encoding thioredoxin-disulfide reductase, whose translation MEKHNVIIVGSGPAGYTAAIYAARANMNPIMYMGLEPGGQLMQTTDVENYPGYPEGIMGPQMMNEFKAQAERFGTDIRYGMVTDVDFSKRPFTLTVDDETQVQAETVILATGASAKWIGLESEQRLNGRGVSACAVCDGFFYRGKDVAIVGAGDTAAEEALYLSKLCNVVHMFIRRDEMRASKIMQERVLKAKNIKIYWNTETDEVLGKDEVEGVRIVNNKTGEKQEIPIHGFFVAIGHKPNSDVFKKYLETDEVGYVITKPKSTETNVEGVYACGDLQDSLFRQAVTAAGTGCMAALEAERFLVEQEIV comes from the coding sequence ATGGAAAAACACAATGTAATTATAGTAGGATCAGGGCCGGCAGGTTATACGGCAGCCATTTATGCAGCCAGAGCAAATATGAACCCCATTATGTATATGGGCTTAGAGCCGGGTGGGCAGTTAATGCAAACTACTGACGTTGAAAATTACCCGGGTTATCCAGAAGGAATTATGGGGCCGCAAATGATGAATGAGTTTAAGGCTCAAGCCGAAAGATTTGGTACAGATATTCGCTATGGCATGGTTACCGATGTTGATTTTTCTAAAAGACCTTTTACCTTAACAGTAGATGATGAAACTCAAGTGCAAGCCGAAACAGTAATATTAGCCACAGGAGCATCGGCAAAATGGATAGGTTTAGAATCTGAGCAGCGATTAAATGGCAGAGGAGTTTCTGCATGTGCCGTTTGTGATGGCTTTTTTTATAGAGGAAAAGATGTGGCAATAGTAGGAGCAGGAGATACGGCAGCTGAAGAAGCCTTATACCTCTCTAAATTGTGCAATGTAGTACACATGTTTATAAGAAGAGATGAAATGAGAGCTTCTAAAATAATGCAAGAAAGAGTATTGAAAGCTAAAAACATTAAAATATATTGGAATACGGAAACAGATGAAGTTTTAGGAAAAGATGAAGTGGAAGGCGTAAGAATAGTCAATAATAAAACAGGCGAAAAACAAGAAATACCTATTCATGGCTTTTTTGTGGCTATAGGTCATAAACCAAACTCTGATGTATTTAAAAAATATTTAGAAACCGATGAAGTGGGGTATGTAATTACTAAGCCAAAATCTACAGAAACCAATGTAGAAGGCGTGTATGCCTGTGGCGATTTGCAAGATAGTTTATTCCGTCAGGCAGTTACAGCAGCAGGTACGGGGTGTATGGCTGCATTAGAAGCAGAAAGATTTTTAGTTGAACAAGAAATTGTGTAA